The Engystomops pustulosus chromosome 1, aEngPut4.maternal, whole genome shotgun sequence genome has a window encoding:
- the GAB1 gene encoding GRB2-associated-binding protein 1 isoform X1, producing the protein MIRKHCYFHFHCVCFLLVKGYKDGVLHGDGKLTGKKACLACLNSLHSQAFTSFLDSAGQTKAWKRRWFVLRSGRLTGDPDVLEYYKNDHAKKPIRIIDLNLCEQVDAGLVFPKKEFEHSYIFDIKTIDRIFYLVAESEEEMNRWVRSICDICGFNPTEEDLRPSSVPVQAPIEIPMTAGSDVSAHSHHGQLPQPYQLLNVPPVESANNHEDPPDYLLLINCQSKKPEPSRHGSSSLASEEDYLLLEDFESKKITRLSHADSAKSVTSETDCNDNVATHKSSSAHKHTLNGYFQQSSVYDSPSRAGSCSESSLYNLPRSYSQDVLPKAVSPSGTDVDGDQSVFNMSGASLLESQLRQMSVSYDIPPSSGSTYQIPRTVHENSLGQSTTKLETIADVPPPRPPKPYYSSERSPAEHSLTRTASETDSNYCVPTGGMATSRSNTVSSLELNKYRKDMSSQELYDVPRPFPSDRSSSLEGFHFKNRSMLAMGSFSTEELDENYVPMNPNSPPRQHSNSCTEPIQETNYVPMTPGTFDFSAFGMQVPPPAHMGFRSSPQTPPRRSVPSTDCEPPPVDRNLKPHRKGQSPKILRPKPHGLERTDSQTIGEFPRRKKVKPAPLEIKPVPDWVELPVRSPVTRSFTRDSSRFPMPPRPDSVHSTASSSDSQDSEENYVPMNPNLPTDGPCIFESNSLDGGNSPMVKPKGDKQVEYLDLDLDSGKSTPPRKKKSTGSGSSAAEEKVDYVVVDKEKTLALTNTRKAWTDERQSTESETPTKSVK; encoded by the exons GCATGGAAGCGGAGGTGGTTTGTGCTTCGAAGCGGGCGTTTAACTGGCGATCCTGATGTGCTCGAATACTACAAAAATGACCATGCCAAGAAGCCTATTCGTATTATTGACTTGAACCTTTGTGAACAAGTTGATGCTGGACTGGTTTTCCCCAAAAAAGAATTTGAACATAGTTATATTTTTGATATAAAAACTATTGATCGGATATTTTATTTGGTAGCCGAAAGTGAAGAGGAAATGAATCGGTGGGTTCGAAGCATATGTGACATCTGCGGTTTCAACCCCACTGAAGAGG ATCTGAGACCCTCCAGTGTTCCTGTACAAGCACCCATTGAGATTCCCATGACTGCAGGCTCCGATGTCTCTGCCCATTCACACCATGGTCAACTCCCCCAGCCCTACCAACTCCTTAACGTACCACCTGTAGAGTCTGCAAACAACCACGAGGACCCCCCAGACTATTTACTGTTAATCAACTGCCAAAGCAAGAAACCAGAGCCATCAAG ACATGGGTCATCGTCTCTTGCATCAGAGGAAGATTATCTGCTACTTGAAGATTTTGAGAGTAAAAAGATTACAAGGCT ATCTCATGCAGATTCTGCAAAGTCGGTAACATCTGAAACGGACTGCAATGATAATGTTGCCACTCATAAGAGTTCTTCAGCACACAAGCACACCCTAAATGGATACTTTCAGCAATCTAGTGTATATGACTCTCCATCCCGTGCTGGATCTTGCTCAGAGTCTAGTTTGTATAACTTGCCGAGAAGCTATTCACAAGATGTTTTACCAAAAGCAGTTTCTCCTTCTGGTACAGATGTGGATGGGGATCAGAGTGTTTTTAATATGTCCGGTGCATCCTTATTGGAATCCCAGCTAAGGCAAATGTCTGTAAGCTATGACATTCCACCCAGCTCAGGAAGCACATATCAGATACCTCGGACTGTACATGAAAACTCTTTAGGACAGTCTACAACAAAGTTAGAGACTATTGCTGATGTTCCCCCACCAAGACCACCAAAGCCTTATTACTCTTCTGAGCGCTCCCCAGCAGAACACAGTCTAACACGCACTGCCTCAGAGACTGACAGTAACTACTGTGTGCCTACAGGAGGAATGGCCACATCACGTAGTAATACAGTCTCTAGTTTAGAATTAAATAAATATAGGAAAG atatGAGTTCCCAAGAGTTGTATGATGTTCCACGTCCTTTCCCCAGTGATAGATCTAGTTCACTTGAGGGTTTTCATTTT AAAAATAGAAGCATGTTGGCAATGGGTAGTTTCTCTACAGAAGAATTAGATGAAAACTATGTTCCTATGAACCCCAATTCTCCTCCTCGGCAGCATTCAAACAGCTGCACAGAACCCATCCAAGAAACCAACTACGTTCCCATGACCCCAGGCACGTTTGATTTCTCAGCATTCGGGATGCAAGTTCCACCTCCAGCTCACATGGGGTTTAGATCCAGTCCCCAAACCCCACCAAGGAGGTCTGTGCCCTCCACTGACTGTGAGCCTCCACCTGTAGATAGAAATCTGAAACCTCACAGAAAAG GTCAAAGCCCTAAAATTTTAAGACCTAAACCTCACGGTTTAGAGCGAACTGATTCACAAACCATAGGTGAATTTCCCAGAAGAAAAAAGG TTAAACCAGCGCCACTGGAAATAAAGCCAGTCCCTGATTGGGTGGAGTTACCTGTTCGCTCTCCCGTAACCAGAAGCTTTACACGAGA TTCCTCCAGGTTTCCCATGCCTCCCAGACCGGACTCTGTTCATAGCACAGCTTCCAGCAGTGACTCACAGGACAGTGAAGAAAACTATGTGCCTATGAATCCCAATCTACCCACAGATGGCCCA TGCATATTTGAGAGCAACAGCCTGGATGGAGGGAACAGCCCCATGGTGAAACCGAAAGGTGACAAACAAGTAGAATATCTAGATTTGGACTTGGACTCTGGCAAGTCAACACCTCCAAGAAAA AAGAAGAGCACGGGGTCTGGTAGCAGTGCAGCAGAAGAAAAGGTGGATTATGTTGTTGTTGACAAGGAAAAAACCCTGGCACTGACAAATACCAGGAAGGCATGGACTGACGAAAGACAGTCGACCGAATCTGAAACCCCAACTAAGAGCGTCAAATGA
- the GAB1 gene encoding GRB2-associated-binding protein 1 isoform X4, translated as MIRKHCYFHFHCVCFLLVKGYKDGVLHGDGKLTGKKACLACLNSLHSQAFTSFLDSAGQTKAWKRRWFVLRSGRLTGDPDVLEYYKNDHAKKPIRIIDLNLCEQVDAGLVFPKKEFEHSYIFDIKTIDRIFYLVAESEEEMNRWVRSICDICGFNPTEEDLRPSSVPVQAPIEIPMTAGSDVSAHSHHGQLPQPYQLLNVPPVESANNHEDPPDYLLLINCQSKKPEPSRHGSSSLASEEDYLLLEDFESKKITRLSHADSAKSVTSETDCNDNVATHKSSSAHKHTLNGYFQQSSVYDSPSRAGSCSESSLYNLPRSYSQDVLPKAVSPSGTDVDGDQSVFNMSGASLLESQLRQMSVSYDIPPSSGSTYQIPRTVHENSLGQSTTKLETIADVPPPRPPKPYYSSERSPAEHSLTRTASETDSNYCVPTGGMATSRSNTVSSLELNKYRKDMSSQELYDVPRPFPSDRSSSLEGFHFKNRSMLAMGSFSTEELDENYVPMNPNSPPRQHSNSCTEPIQETNYVPMTPGTFDFSAFGMQVPPPAHMGFRSSPQTPPRRSVPSTDCEPPPVDRNLKPHRKVKPAPLEIKPVPDWVELPVRSPVTRSFTRDSSRFPMPPRPDSVHSTASSSDSQDSEENYVPMNPNLPTDGPCIFESNSLDGGNSPMVKPKGDKQVEYLDLDLDSGKSTPPRKKKSTGSGSSAAEEKVDYVVVDKEKTLALTNTRKAWTDERQSTESETPTKSVK; from the exons GCATGGAAGCGGAGGTGGTTTGTGCTTCGAAGCGGGCGTTTAACTGGCGATCCTGATGTGCTCGAATACTACAAAAATGACCATGCCAAGAAGCCTATTCGTATTATTGACTTGAACCTTTGTGAACAAGTTGATGCTGGACTGGTTTTCCCCAAAAAAGAATTTGAACATAGTTATATTTTTGATATAAAAACTATTGATCGGATATTTTATTTGGTAGCCGAAAGTGAAGAGGAAATGAATCGGTGGGTTCGAAGCATATGTGACATCTGCGGTTTCAACCCCACTGAAGAGG ATCTGAGACCCTCCAGTGTTCCTGTACAAGCACCCATTGAGATTCCCATGACTGCAGGCTCCGATGTCTCTGCCCATTCACACCATGGTCAACTCCCCCAGCCCTACCAACTCCTTAACGTACCACCTGTAGAGTCTGCAAACAACCACGAGGACCCCCCAGACTATTTACTGTTAATCAACTGCCAAAGCAAGAAACCAGAGCCATCAAG ACATGGGTCATCGTCTCTTGCATCAGAGGAAGATTATCTGCTACTTGAAGATTTTGAGAGTAAAAAGATTACAAGGCT ATCTCATGCAGATTCTGCAAAGTCGGTAACATCTGAAACGGACTGCAATGATAATGTTGCCACTCATAAGAGTTCTTCAGCACACAAGCACACCCTAAATGGATACTTTCAGCAATCTAGTGTATATGACTCTCCATCCCGTGCTGGATCTTGCTCAGAGTCTAGTTTGTATAACTTGCCGAGAAGCTATTCACAAGATGTTTTACCAAAAGCAGTTTCTCCTTCTGGTACAGATGTGGATGGGGATCAGAGTGTTTTTAATATGTCCGGTGCATCCTTATTGGAATCCCAGCTAAGGCAAATGTCTGTAAGCTATGACATTCCACCCAGCTCAGGAAGCACATATCAGATACCTCGGACTGTACATGAAAACTCTTTAGGACAGTCTACAACAAAGTTAGAGACTATTGCTGATGTTCCCCCACCAAGACCACCAAAGCCTTATTACTCTTCTGAGCGCTCCCCAGCAGAACACAGTCTAACACGCACTGCCTCAGAGACTGACAGTAACTACTGTGTGCCTACAGGAGGAATGGCCACATCACGTAGTAATACAGTCTCTAGTTTAGAATTAAATAAATATAGGAAAG atatGAGTTCCCAAGAGTTGTATGATGTTCCACGTCCTTTCCCCAGTGATAGATCTAGTTCACTTGAGGGTTTTCATTTT AAAAATAGAAGCATGTTGGCAATGGGTAGTTTCTCTACAGAAGAATTAGATGAAAACTATGTTCCTATGAACCCCAATTCTCCTCCTCGGCAGCATTCAAACAGCTGCACAGAACCCATCCAAGAAACCAACTACGTTCCCATGACCCCAGGCACGTTTGATTTCTCAGCATTCGGGATGCAAGTTCCACCTCCAGCTCACATGGGGTTTAGATCCAGTCCCCAAACCCCACCAAGGAGGTCTGTGCCCTCCACTGACTGTGAGCCTCCACCTGTAGATAGAAATCTGAAACCTCACAGAAAAG TTAAACCAGCGCCACTGGAAATAAAGCCAGTCCCTGATTGGGTGGAGTTACCTGTTCGCTCTCCCGTAACCAGAAGCTTTACACGAGA TTCCTCCAGGTTTCCCATGCCTCCCAGACCGGACTCTGTTCATAGCACAGCTTCCAGCAGTGACTCACAGGACAGTGAAGAAAACTATGTGCCTATGAATCCCAATCTACCCACAGATGGCCCA TGCATATTTGAGAGCAACAGCCTGGATGGAGGGAACAGCCCCATGGTGAAACCGAAAGGTGACAAACAAGTAGAATATCTAGATTTGGACTTGGACTCTGGCAAGTCAACACCTCCAAGAAAA AAGAAGAGCACGGGGTCTGGTAGCAGTGCAGCAGAAGAAAAGGTGGATTATGTTGTTGTTGACAAGGAAAAAACCCTGGCACTGACAAATACCAGGAAGGCATGGACTGACGAAAGACAGTCGACCGAATCTGAAACCCCAACTAAGAGCGTCAAATGA
- the GAB1 gene encoding GRB2-associated-binding protein 1 isoform X2 yields the protein MIRKHCYFHFHCVCFLLVKGYKDGVLHGDGKLTGKKACLACLNSLHSQAFTSFLDSAGQTKAWKRRWFVLRSGRLTGDPDVLEYYKNDHAKKPIRIIDLNLCEQVDAGLVFPKKEFEHSYIFDIKTIDRIFYLVAESEEEMNRWVRSICDICGFNPTEEDLRPSSVPVQAPIEIPMTAGSDVSAHSHHGQLPQPYQLLNVPPVESANNHEDPPDYLLLINCQSKKPEPSRSHADSAKSVTSETDCNDNVATHKSSSAHKHTLNGYFQQSSVYDSPSRAGSCSESSLYNLPRSYSQDVLPKAVSPSGTDVDGDQSVFNMSGASLLESQLRQMSVSYDIPPSSGSTYQIPRTVHENSLGQSTTKLETIADVPPPRPPKPYYSSERSPAEHSLTRTASETDSNYCVPTGGMATSRSNTVSSLELNKYRKDMSSQELYDVPRPFPSDRSSSLEGFHFKNRSMLAMGSFSTEELDENYVPMNPNSPPRQHSNSCTEPIQETNYVPMTPGTFDFSAFGMQVPPPAHMGFRSSPQTPPRRSVPSTDCEPPPVDRNLKPHRKGQSPKILRPKPHGLERTDSQTIGEFPRRKKVKPAPLEIKPVPDWVELPVRSPVTRSFTRDSSRFPMPPRPDSVHSTASSSDSQDSEENYVPMNPNLPTDGPCIFESNSLDGGNSPMVKPKGDKQVEYLDLDLDSGKSTPPRKKKSTGSGSSAAEEKVDYVVVDKEKTLALTNTRKAWTDERQSTESETPTKSVK from the exons GCATGGAAGCGGAGGTGGTTTGTGCTTCGAAGCGGGCGTTTAACTGGCGATCCTGATGTGCTCGAATACTACAAAAATGACCATGCCAAGAAGCCTATTCGTATTATTGACTTGAACCTTTGTGAACAAGTTGATGCTGGACTGGTTTTCCCCAAAAAAGAATTTGAACATAGTTATATTTTTGATATAAAAACTATTGATCGGATATTTTATTTGGTAGCCGAAAGTGAAGAGGAAATGAATCGGTGGGTTCGAAGCATATGTGACATCTGCGGTTTCAACCCCACTGAAGAGG ATCTGAGACCCTCCAGTGTTCCTGTACAAGCACCCATTGAGATTCCCATGACTGCAGGCTCCGATGTCTCTGCCCATTCACACCATGGTCAACTCCCCCAGCCCTACCAACTCCTTAACGTACCACCTGTAGAGTCTGCAAACAACCACGAGGACCCCCCAGACTATTTACTGTTAATCAACTGCCAAAGCAAGAAACCAGAGCCATCAAG ATCTCATGCAGATTCTGCAAAGTCGGTAACATCTGAAACGGACTGCAATGATAATGTTGCCACTCATAAGAGTTCTTCAGCACACAAGCACACCCTAAATGGATACTTTCAGCAATCTAGTGTATATGACTCTCCATCCCGTGCTGGATCTTGCTCAGAGTCTAGTTTGTATAACTTGCCGAGAAGCTATTCACAAGATGTTTTACCAAAAGCAGTTTCTCCTTCTGGTACAGATGTGGATGGGGATCAGAGTGTTTTTAATATGTCCGGTGCATCCTTATTGGAATCCCAGCTAAGGCAAATGTCTGTAAGCTATGACATTCCACCCAGCTCAGGAAGCACATATCAGATACCTCGGACTGTACATGAAAACTCTTTAGGACAGTCTACAACAAAGTTAGAGACTATTGCTGATGTTCCCCCACCAAGACCACCAAAGCCTTATTACTCTTCTGAGCGCTCCCCAGCAGAACACAGTCTAACACGCACTGCCTCAGAGACTGACAGTAACTACTGTGTGCCTACAGGAGGAATGGCCACATCACGTAGTAATACAGTCTCTAGTTTAGAATTAAATAAATATAGGAAAG atatGAGTTCCCAAGAGTTGTATGATGTTCCACGTCCTTTCCCCAGTGATAGATCTAGTTCACTTGAGGGTTTTCATTTT AAAAATAGAAGCATGTTGGCAATGGGTAGTTTCTCTACAGAAGAATTAGATGAAAACTATGTTCCTATGAACCCCAATTCTCCTCCTCGGCAGCATTCAAACAGCTGCACAGAACCCATCCAAGAAACCAACTACGTTCCCATGACCCCAGGCACGTTTGATTTCTCAGCATTCGGGATGCAAGTTCCACCTCCAGCTCACATGGGGTTTAGATCCAGTCCCCAAACCCCACCAAGGAGGTCTGTGCCCTCCACTGACTGTGAGCCTCCACCTGTAGATAGAAATCTGAAACCTCACAGAAAAG GTCAAAGCCCTAAAATTTTAAGACCTAAACCTCACGGTTTAGAGCGAACTGATTCACAAACCATAGGTGAATTTCCCAGAAGAAAAAAGG TTAAACCAGCGCCACTGGAAATAAAGCCAGTCCCTGATTGGGTGGAGTTACCTGTTCGCTCTCCCGTAACCAGAAGCTTTACACGAGA TTCCTCCAGGTTTCCCATGCCTCCCAGACCGGACTCTGTTCATAGCACAGCTTCCAGCAGTGACTCACAGGACAGTGAAGAAAACTATGTGCCTATGAATCCCAATCTACCCACAGATGGCCCA TGCATATTTGAGAGCAACAGCCTGGATGGAGGGAACAGCCCCATGGTGAAACCGAAAGGTGACAAACAAGTAGAATATCTAGATTTGGACTTGGACTCTGGCAAGTCAACACCTCCAAGAAAA AAGAAGAGCACGGGGTCTGGTAGCAGTGCAGCAGAAGAAAAGGTGGATTATGTTGTTGTTGACAAGGAAAAAACCCTGGCACTGACAAATACCAGGAAGGCATGGACTGACGAAAGACAGTCGACCGAATCTGAAACCCCAACTAAGAGCGTCAAATGA
- the GAB1 gene encoding GRB2-associated-binding protein 1 isoform X6: MIRKHCYFHFHCVCFLLVKGYKDGVLHGDGKLTGKKACLACLNSLHSQAFTSFLDSAGQTKAWKRRWFVLRSGRLTGDPDVLEYYKNDHAKKPIRIIDLNLCEQVDAGLVFPKKEFEHSYIFDIKTIDRIFYLVAESEEEMNRWVRSICDICGFNPTEEDLRPSSVPVQAPIEIPMTAGSDVSAHSHHGQLPQPYQLLNVPPVESANNHEDPPDYLLLINCQSKKPEPSRSHADSAKSVTSETDCNDNVATHKSSSAHKHTLNGYFQQSSVYDSPSRAGSCSESSLYNLPRSYSQDVLPKAVSPSGTDVDGDQSVFNMSGASLLESQLRQMSVSYDIPPSSGSTYQIPRTVHENSLGQSTTKLETIADVPPPRPPKPYYSSERSPAEHSLTRTASETDSNYCVPTGGMATSRSNTVSSLELNKYRKDMSSQELYDVPRPFPSDRSSSLEGFHFKNRSMLAMGSFSTEELDENYVPMNPNSPPRQHSNSCTEPIQETNYVPMTPGTFDFSAFGMQVPPPAHMGFRSSPQTPPRRSVPSTDCEPPPVDRNLKPHRKVKPAPLEIKPVPDWVELPVRSPVTRSFTRDSSRFPMPPRPDSVHSTASSSDSQDSEENYVPMNPNLPTDGPCIFESNSLDGGNSPMVKPKGDKQVEYLDLDLDSGKSTPPRKKKSTGSGSSAAEEKVDYVVVDKEKTLALTNTRKAWTDERQSTESETPTKSVK, encoded by the exons GCATGGAAGCGGAGGTGGTTTGTGCTTCGAAGCGGGCGTTTAACTGGCGATCCTGATGTGCTCGAATACTACAAAAATGACCATGCCAAGAAGCCTATTCGTATTATTGACTTGAACCTTTGTGAACAAGTTGATGCTGGACTGGTTTTCCCCAAAAAAGAATTTGAACATAGTTATATTTTTGATATAAAAACTATTGATCGGATATTTTATTTGGTAGCCGAAAGTGAAGAGGAAATGAATCGGTGGGTTCGAAGCATATGTGACATCTGCGGTTTCAACCCCACTGAAGAGG ATCTGAGACCCTCCAGTGTTCCTGTACAAGCACCCATTGAGATTCCCATGACTGCAGGCTCCGATGTCTCTGCCCATTCACACCATGGTCAACTCCCCCAGCCCTACCAACTCCTTAACGTACCACCTGTAGAGTCTGCAAACAACCACGAGGACCCCCCAGACTATTTACTGTTAATCAACTGCCAAAGCAAGAAACCAGAGCCATCAAG ATCTCATGCAGATTCTGCAAAGTCGGTAACATCTGAAACGGACTGCAATGATAATGTTGCCACTCATAAGAGTTCTTCAGCACACAAGCACACCCTAAATGGATACTTTCAGCAATCTAGTGTATATGACTCTCCATCCCGTGCTGGATCTTGCTCAGAGTCTAGTTTGTATAACTTGCCGAGAAGCTATTCACAAGATGTTTTACCAAAAGCAGTTTCTCCTTCTGGTACAGATGTGGATGGGGATCAGAGTGTTTTTAATATGTCCGGTGCATCCTTATTGGAATCCCAGCTAAGGCAAATGTCTGTAAGCTATGACATTCCACCCAGCTCAGGAAGCACATATCAGATACCTCGGACTGTACATGAAAACTCTTTAGGACAGTCTACAACAAAGTTAGAGACTATTGCTGATGTTCCCCCACCAAGACCACCAAAGCCTTATTACTCTTCTGAGCGCTCCCCAGCAGAACACAGTCTAACACGCACTGCCTCAGAGACTGACAGTAACTACTGTGTGCCTACAGGAGGAATGGCCACATCACGTAGTAATACAGTCTCTAGTTTAGAATTAAATAAATATAGGAAAG atatGAGTTCCCAAGAGTTGTATGATGTTCCACGTCCTTTCCCCAGTGATAGATCTAGTTCACTTGAGGGTTTTCATTTT AAAAATAGAAGCATGTTGGCAATGGGTAGTTTCTCTACAGAAGAATTAGATGAAAACTATGTTCCTATGAACCCCAATTCTCCTCCTCGGCAGCATTCAAACAGCTGCACAGAACCCATCCAAGAAACCAACTACGTTCCCATGACCCCAGGCACGTTTGATTTCTCAGCATTCGGGATGCAAGTTCCACCTCCAGCTCACATGGGGTTTAGATCCAGTCCCCAAACCCCACCAAGGAGGTCTGTGCCCTCCACTGACTGTGAGCCTCCACCTGTAGATAGAAATCTGAAACCTCACAGAAAAG TTAAACCAGCGCCACTGGAAATAAAGCCAGTCCCTGATTGGGTGGAGTTACCTGTTCGCTCTCCCGTAACCAGAAGCTTTACACGAGA TTCCTCCAGGTTTCCCATGCCTCCCAGACCGGACTCTGTTCATAGCACAGCTTCCAGCAGTGACTCACAGGACAGTGAAGAAAACTATGTGCCTATGAATCCCAATCTACCCACAGATGGCCCA TGCATATTTGAGAGCAACAGCCTGGATGGAGGGAACAGCCCCATGGTGAAACCGAAAGGTGACAAACAAGTAGAATATCTAGATTTGGACTTGGACTCTGGCAAGTCAACACCTCCAAGAAAA AAGAAGAGCACGGGGTCTGGTAGCAGTGCAGCAGAAGAAAAGGTGGATTATGTTGTTGTTGACAAGGAAAAAACCCTGGCACTGACAAATACCAGGAAGGCATGGACTGACGAAAGACAGTCGACCGAATCTGAAACCCCAACTAAGAGCGTCAAATGA
- the GAB1 gene encoding GRB2-associated-binding protein 1 isoform X3 — protein MMMSSGGGAGGGGEVVCSGWLRKSPPEKKLKRFAWKRRWFVLRSGRLTGDPDVLEYYKNDHAKKPIRIIDLNLCEQVDAGLVFPKKEFEHSYIFDIKTIDRIFYLVAESEEEMNRWVRSICDICGFNPTEEDLRPSSVPVQAPIEIPMTAGSDVSAHSHHGQLPQPYQLLNVPPVESANNHEDPPDYLLLINCQSKKPEPSRHGSSSLASEEDYLLLEDFESKKITRLSHADSAKSVTSETDCNDNVATHKSSSAHKHTLNGYFQQSSVYDSPSRAGSCSESSLYNLPRSYSQDVLPKAVSPSGTDVDGDQSVFNMSGASLLESQLRQMSVSYDIPPSSGSTYQIPRTVHENSLGQSTTKLETIADVPPPRPPKPYYSSERSPAEHSLTRTASETDSNYCVPTGGMATSRSNTVSSLELNKYRKDMSSQELYDVPRPFPSDRSSSLEGFHFKNRSMLAMGSFSTEELDENYVPMNPNSPPRQHSNSCTEPIQETNYVPMTPGTFDFSAFGMQVPPPAHMGFRSSPQTPPRRSVPSTDCEPPPVDRNLKPHRKGQSPKILRPKPHGLERTDSQTIGEFPRRKKVKPAPLEIKPVPDWVELPVRSPVTRSFTRDSSRFPMPPRPDSVHSTASSSDSQDSEENYVPMNPNLPTDGPCIFESNSLDGGNSPMVKPKGDKQVEYLDLDLDSGKSTPPRKKKSTGSGSSAAEEKVDYVVVDKEKTLALTNTRKAWTDERQSTESETPTKSVK, from the exons GCATGGAAGCGGAGGTGGTTTGTGCTTCGAAGCGGGCGTTTAACTGGCGATCCTGATGTGCTCGAATACTACAAAAATGACCATGCCAAGAAGCCTATTCGTATTATTGACTTGAACCTTTGTGAACAAGTTGATGCTGGACTGGTTTTCCCCAAAAAAGAATTTGAACATAGTTATATTTTTGATATAAAAACTATTGATCGGATATTTTATTTGGTAGCCGAAAGTGAAGAGGAAATGAATCGGTGGGTTCGAAGCATATGTGACATCTGCGGTTTCAACCCCACTGAAGAGG ATCTGAGACCCTCCAGTGTTCCTGTACAAGCACCCATTGAGATTCCCATGACTGCAGGCTCCGATGTCTCTGCCCATTCACACCATGGTCAACTCCCCCAGCCCTACCAACTCCTTAACGTACCACCTGTAGAGTCTGCAAACAACCACGAGGACCCCCCAGACTATTTACTGTTAATCAACTGCCAAAGCAAGAAACCAGAGCCATCAAG ACATGGGTCATCGTCTCTTGCATCAGAGGAAGATTATCTGCTACTTGAAGATTTTGAGAGTAAAAAGATTACAAGGCT ATCTCATGCAGATTCTGCAAAGTCGGTAACATCTGAAACGGACTGCAATGATAATGTTGCCACTCATAAGAGTTCTTCAGCACACAAGCACACCCTAAATGGATACTTTCAGCAATCTAGTGTATATGACTCTCCATCCCGTGCTGGATCTTGCTCAGAGTCTAGTTTGTATAACTTGCCGAGAAGCTATTCACAAGATGTTTTACCAAAAGCAGTTTCTCCTTCTGGTACAGATGTGGATGGGGATCAGAGTGTTTTTAATATGTCCGGTGCATCCTTATTGGAATCCCAGCTAAGGCAAATGTCTGTAAGCTATGACATTCCACCCAGCTCAGGAAGCACATATCAGATACCTCGGACTGTACATGAAAACTCTTTAGGACAGTCTACAACAAAGTTAGAGACTATTGCTGATGTTCCCCCACCAAGACCACCAAAGCCTTATTACTCTTCTGAGCGCTCCCCAGCAGAACACAGTCTAACACGCACTGCCTCAGAGACTGACAGTAACTACTGTGTGCCTACAGGAGGAATGGCCACATCACGTAGTAATACAGTCTCTAGTTTAGAATTAAATAAATATAGGAAAG atatGAGTTCCCAAGAGTTGTATGATGTTCCACGTCCTTTCCCCAGTGATAGATCTAGTTCACTTGAGGGTTTTCATTTT AAAAATAGAAGCATGTTGGCAATGGGTAGTTTCTCTACAGAAGAATTAGATGAAAACTATGTTCCTATGAACCCCAATTCTCCTCCTCGGCAGCATTCAAACAGCTGCACAGAACCCATCCAAGAAACCAACTACGTTCCCATGACCCCAGGCACGTTTGATTTCTCAGCATTCGGGATGCAAGTTCCACCTCCAGCTCACATGGGGTTTAGATCCAGTCCCCAAACCCCACCAAGGAGGTCTGTGCCCTCCACTGACTGTGAGCCTCCACCTGTAGATAGAAATCTGAAACCTCACAGAAAAG GTCAAAGCCCTAAAATTTTAAGACCTAAACCTCACGGTTTAGAGCGAACTGATTCACAAACCATAGGTGAATTTCCCAGAAGAAAAAAGG TTAAACCAGCGCCACTGGAAATAAAGCCAGTCCCTGATTGGGTGGAGTTACCTGTTCGCTCTCCCGTAACCAGAAGCTTTACACGAGA TTCCTCCAGGTTTCCCATGCCTCCCAGACCGGACTCTGTTCATAGCACAGCTTCCAGCAGTGACTCACAGGACAGTGAAGAAAACTATGTGCCTATGAATCCCAATCTACCCACAGATGGCCCA TGCATATTTGAGAGCAACAGCCTGGATGGAGGGAACAGCCCCATGGTGAAACCGAAAGGTGACAAACAAGTAGAATATCTAGATTTGGACTTGGACTCTGGCAAGTCAACACCTCCAAGAAAA AAGAAGAGCACGGGGTCTGGTAGCAGTGCAGCAGAAGAAAAGGTGGATTATGTTGTTGTTGACAAGGAAAAAACCCTGGCACTGACAAATACCAGGAAGGCATGGACTGACGAAAGACAGTCGACCGAATCTGAAACCCCAACTAAGAGCGTCAAATGA